The Corvus hawaiiensis isolate bCorHaw1 chromosome 10, bCorHaw1.pri.cur, whole genome shotgun sequence genome includes a window with the following:
- the GHSR gene encoding growth hormone secretagogue receptor type 1 isoform X2, with protein sequence MREGSAGGRGAENRTGAEPPLHLFPVPVLTGITVACVLLFVIGIIGNLMTMLVVSRFRDMRTTTNFYLSSMAFSDLLIFLCMPLDLFRLWQYRPWNFGDLLCKLFQFISESCTYSTILNITALSVERYVAICFPLRAKVIITKGKVKLVILFLWAISFISAGPIFILVGVEHENGTNPLSTNECRATEYAIRSGLLTIMVWTSSIFFFLPVFCLTVLYSLIGRKLWKRKRKNIGPNSVIRDKNNKQTVKMLVQPSTPSSTTSCRGSTAWPPAACSDSKPCPGRACPAASRAAPAGGQSPASPHDSRSPELRSLSLPESHNGRGKRARNGNHNAGSGALVITRMG encoded by the exons ATGCGGGAGGGGAGCGCGGGCGGCCGCGGCGCGGAGAACCGGACGGGCGCTGAGCCCCCGCTGCACCTGTTCCCCGTGCCCGTGCTCACCGGCATCACCGTCGCCTGCGTCCTGCTCTTCGTCATCGGGATCATCGGCAACCTCATGACCATGCTGGTGGTGTCGCGGTTCCGGGACATGAGGACAACCACCAACTTCTACCTGTCCAGCATGGCCTTCTCCGACCTGCTCATCTTCCTCTGCATGCCCCTGGATCTCTTCCGCCTCTGGCAGTACCGGCCCTGGAATTTCGGGGACCTCCTCTGCAAGCTCTTCCAGTTCATCAGCGAGAGCTGCACCTACTCCACCATCCTCAACATCACGGCGCTCAGCGTGGAGCGGTACGTCGCCATCTGCTTCCCCCTGCGAGCTAAAGTCATCATCACCAAGGGGAAGGTCAAGCTGGTCATCCTCTTCCTCTGGGCCATCTCCTTCATCAGTGCCGGCCCCATCTTCATCCTGGTGGGGGTCGAGCACGAGAACGGCACGAACCCCCTGAGCACCAATGAGTGCCGAGCTACAGAGTACGCCATCCGCTCGGGGCTGCTCACCATCATGGTCTGGACCTCCAGcatcttctttttcctgcccGTGTTTTGCCTGACCGTGCTGTACAGCCTCATCGGGAGGAAGCtctggaagaggaagagaaagaacatCGGTCCAAATTCTGTCATCAGGGATAAGAACAACAAGCAAACTGTGAAAATGTTAG TGCAGCCATCAACCCCATCCTCTACAACATCATGTCGAGGAAGTACCGCGTGGCCGCCTGCCGCCTGTTCGGACTCAAAGCCCTGCCCAGGAAGAGCCTGTCCAGCAGCAAGCAGGGCAGCTCCCGCAGGTGGACAGAGCCCAGCGTCACCACATGAcagcaggagcccagagctgcgCTCGCTGAGTCTCCCAGAAAGCCATAACGGGAGGGGGAAGAGGGCAAGGAACGGGAATCACAACGCTGGAAGCGGTGCTTTGGTCATCACCCGGATGGGCTGA
- the GHSR gene encoding growth hormone secretagogue receptor type 1 isoform X1: MREGSAGGRGAENRTGAEPPLHLFPVPVLTGITVACVLLFVIGIIGNLMTMLVVSRFRDMRTTTNFYLSSMAFSDLLIFLCMPLDLFRLWQYRPWNFGDLLCKLFQFISESCTYSTILNITALSVERYVAICFPLRAKVIITKGKVKLVILFLWAISFISAGPIFILVGVEHENGTNPLSTNECRATEYAIRSGLLTIMVWTSSIFFFLPVFCLTVLYSLIGRKLWKRKRKNIGPNSVIRDKNNKQTVKMLVVVVFAFILCWLPFHVGRYLFSKSFEAGSLEIAVISQYCNLVSFVLFYLSAAINPILYNIMSRKYRVAACRLFGLKALPRKSLSSSKQGSSRRWTEPSVTT; the protein is encoded by the exons ATGCGGGAGGGGAGCGCGGGCGGCCGCGGCGCGGAGAACCGGACGGGCGCTGAGCCCCCGCTGCACCTGTTCCCCGTGCCCGTGCTCACCGGCATCACCGTCGCCTGCGTCCTGCTCTTCGTCATCGGGATCATCGGCAACCTCATGACCATGCTGGTGGTGTCGCGGTTCCGGGACATGAGGACAACCACCAACTTCTACCTGTCCAGCATGGCCTTCTCCGACCTGCTCATCTTCCTCTGCATGCCCCTGGATCTCTTCCGCCTCTGGCAGTACCGGCCCTGGAATTTCGGGGACCTCCTCTGCAAGCTCTTCCAGTTCATCAGCGAGAGCTGCACCTACTCCACCATCCTCAACATCACGGCGCTCAGCGTGGAGCGGTACGTCGCCATCTGCTTCCCCCTGCGAGCTAAAGTCATCATCACCAAGGGGAAGGTCAAGCTGGTCATCCTCTTCCTCTGGGCCATCTCCTTCATCAGTGCCGGCCCCATCTTCATCCTGGTGGGGGTCGAGCACGAGAACGGCACGAACCCCCTGAGCACCAATGAGTGCCGAGCTACAGAGTACGCCATCCGCTCGGGGCTGCTCACCATCATGGTCTGGACCTCCAGcatcttctttttcctgcccGTGTTTTGCCTGACCGTGCTGTACAGCCTCATCGGGAGGAAGCtctggaagaggaagagaaagaacatCGGTCCAAATTCTGTCATCAGGGATAAGAACAACAAGCAAACTGTGAAAATGTTAG tcGTGGTGGTATTTGCGTTCATACTCTGCTGGTTGCCTTTTCACGTAGGACGGTACTTATTTTCCAAATCCTTCGAAGCTGGATCCTTGGAGATTGCAGTGATCAGCCAGTACTGCAACCTGGTGTCCTTTGTCCTCTTCTACCTTAGTGCAGCCATCAACCCCATCCTCTACAACATCATGTCGAGGAAGTACCGCGTGGCCGCCTGCCGCCTGTTCGGACTCAAAGCCCTGCCCAGGAAGAGCCTGTCCAGCAGCAAGCAGGGCAGCTCCCGCAGGTGGACAGAGCCCAGCGTCACCACATGA
- the GHSR gene encoding growth hormone secretagogue receptor type 1 isoform X3, with protein MREGSAGGRGAENRTGAEPPLHLFPVPVLTGITVACVLLFVIGIIGNLMTMLVVSRFRDMRTTTNFYLSSMAFSDLLIFLCMPLDLFRLWQYRPWNFGDLLCKLFQFISESCTYSTILNITALSVERYVAICFPLRAKVIITKGKVKLVILFLWAISFISAGPIFILVGVEHENGTNPLSTNECRATEYAIRSGLLTIMVWTSSIFFFLPVFCLTVLYSLIGRKLWKRKRKNIGPNSVIRDKNNKQTVKMLGRYLFSKSFEAGSLEIAVISQYCNLVSFVLFYLSAAINPILYNIMSRKYRVAACRLFGLKALPRKSLSSSKQGSSRRWTEPSVTT; from the exons ATGCGGGAGGGGAGCGCGGGCGGCCGCGGCGCGGAGAACCGGACGGGCGCTGAGCCCCCGCTGCACCTGTTCCCCGTGCCCGTGCTCACCGGCATCACCGTCGCCTGCGTCCTGCTCTTCGTCATCGGGATCATCGGCAACCTCATGACCATGCTGGTGGTGTCGCGGTTCCGGGACATGAGGACAACCACCAACTTCTACCTGTCCAGCATGGCCTTCTCCGACCTGCTCATCTTCCTCTGCATGCCCCTGGATCTCTTCCGCCTCTGGCAGTACCGGCCCTGGAATTTCGGGGACCTCCTCTGCAAGCTCTTCCAGTTCATCAGCGAGAGCTGCACCTACTCCACCATCCTCAACATCACGGCGCTCAGCGTGGAGCGGTACGTCGCCATCTGCTTCCCCCTGCGAGCTAAAGTCATCATCACCAAGGGGAAGGTCAAGCTGGTCATCCTCTTCCTCTGGGCCATCTCCTTCATCAGTGCCGGCCCCATCTTCATCCTGGTGGGGGTCGAGCACGAGAACGGCACGAACCCCCTGAGCACCAATGAGTGCCGAGCTACAGAGTACGCCATCCGCTCGGGGCTGCTCACCATCATGGTCTGGACCTCCAGcatcttctttttcctgcccGTGTTTTGCCTGACCGTGCTGTACAGCCTCATCGGGAGGAAGCtctggaagaggaagagaaagaacatCGGTCCAAATTCTGTCATCAGGGATAAGAACAACAAGCAAACTGTGAAAATGTTAG GACGGTACTTATTTTCCAAATCCTTCGAAGCTGGATCCTTGGAGATTGCAGTGATCAGCCAGTACTGCAACCTGGTGTCCTTTGTCCTCTTCTACCTTAGTGCAGCCATCAACCCCATCCTCTACAACATCATGTCGAGGAAGTACCGCGTGGCCGCCTGCCGCCTGTTCGGACTCAAAGCCCTGCCCAGGAAGAGCCTGTCCAGCAGCAAGCAGGGCAGCTCCCGCAGGTGGACAGAGCCCAGCGTCACCACATGA